The Bartonella australis AUST/NH1 genome contains the following window.
ATGGATAAGACGGAAGATTACGATAAACGTATGGTTGTAATGCGTGATAATGTTCTCCAGCAGCTTTATTTTAAGCGGATGATTGTTGATCAAATTACAGATGCTGATTTGAAAGCTCTTTATGATAAAGAAGTTGCTGCTTTACCTAAAGAAGATGAAGTTAAAGCACGCCATATTTTGGTCAAAACAAAAAAAGAAGCGGAATCCGTTATTAAGCGCTTAAATAAAGGAGAAAAGTTTGAAGAGATTGCAAAGAAGGATTCTACAGATGGTTCAGCTGCTGTTGGTGGCGACCTAGGTTATTTTAGTCGTGGTCAAATGGTTAAGCCTTTTGAAGAGGCAGCGTTCGGCTTAAAAGTCGGCACATATACTAAAACGCCCGTTGAAAGTCCGTTTGGCTGGCACGTCATCAAAGTAGAAGATCGCCGCTTGAGACAGCCCCCAGTATTTGATGATGTTAAAGAGGCATTGCGTGCGCAGCTTATAAGAGATCGGTACCAAATGCTTATCGTCGGTTTGCGCAGTCAGCTAGATGTGAAATACCCTGACGCTAACGTTGAAAAATTAATCCGTTCGCTTGATAAAAACGAAACATCGCTTCTAGACGGTTCACCCCATAAGAACGAAAAAGAAGAAAAATAACATCCTGCGAGCTGGGCTTTTTGACGTTTCTTATTTCTCATAGAGCCCAGCAAGTGCTTTGTTGTATTGCACCTCGTTTACGTTGATGAAAGAGCGCGTAATAGCTGTGAGAATATCGCCTTTATATCCAAAAATGAGACAAGAACTTCCGCCATTATCCGGCGTGCGGATGGCAACAGCGGAAGCTGGAATTAAATATAAAAATCGCGCAGATCTCCTTTTTATCGTATTTGATGAGCCGGCAAGTGTGGCCGGTGTTTTTACACGTTCAAAATGTTCATCTACTTCTGTAGATCATTGCCGAGAGTCACTTTCCCACGGAATTGCTAAGGGTGTTGTGGTTAATGCTGGGAATGCAAACGCTTTTACGGGGCGTAAGGGCGAGCGGACAACGAAAGCAATAGTGCATGCTGCGGCTGATATTTTAGGGGCGAAAGAAAATGAAATTTTTATAGCCTCTACTGGTGTTATTGGCGAGCCAATGGATGAGTCTCGTATTTTAAGCCTTTTACCAGATATGGCAGTCAGAGCCAAAGAGGGAGATTGGCTAGAAGCTGCGAGAGCCATTATGACAACCGATACATTTCCGAAAGTCGCAACCCGTAGATTTAATTGCTGTGGAGAAGTTGTTATCATTAATGGGATTGCAAAAGGCGCTGGCATGATTGCACCAGATATGGCCACCATGCTTTCTTTCGTGGTAAGCGATGCCGCGATCGCTTCGGATATACTTCAATCTATGTTGTCTGAGGCAGTTCATGGATCTTTTAACGCAATTACTGTTGATAGTGATACTTCAACATCAGATACATTAATGATGTTCGCGACAGGCAAAGCAAAAGGAAGCCTCCCTCGTTTAACAAATAAATCTGACCCGCGCTATAGTGTATTTTCGGAGCAATTAGGTAGCCTTCTGCGCGATCTTGCTCTGCAAGTCGTCTGTGACGGTGAGGGTGCACGTCATTTAATTGAAGTAAATGTAACTGGCGCCACAACAGATGATGCTGCTAAAACTATTGCTATGTCGATTGCCAATTCGCCACTTGTAAAAACGGCTATTGCGGGGGAGGACGCTAACTGGGGGCGGGTGGTTATGGCAGTTGGTAAAGCAGGCGTTGAAGCAGACCGAGATCTTTTGACGATTTGGTTTGGGGAATATCGTTTGGCTATCAATGGCGAACGTGACCCTGATTATAATGAGGAAGAAGTCGGCGCTTATATGAAGGAAAAGAATATTATGATCCGCGTTGATATTGGTCTCGGAGGTGGTAAGGCGCGGGTTTGGTCCTGCGATTTGACAAAAGAATATGTTGCAATCAACGGAGATTACAGAAGTTGATATTCACGCGGCATAAACGCGAATATCAGGACCAGTGTATCCTTGAAGGAAGAGAGTATTGAATATTCAAACTTTTTTGTTTTTAGATAGCGGCCTGTGGTAGAAAAAGAAACGATCGTCATTATCTTTGCTAGGGGTCGATATGTGTGCAAAAAATTTACTTCTTCTCGTCGTCGCCTGTGCATTACTAGACCGGGATAACCGGGTCTTGCTGACAGAGCGGCCCCAAGGAAAAACGCTTGCTGGTTTATGGGAATTTCCTGGCGGCAAAGTTGAAAAGGGTGAAACGCCGGAGGAGTCGCTGATTCGTGAATTAGAGGAAGAGCTTGGCGTTTATGTTCGGGCAGGTGATTTGTTACCTTTAACATTTGCGAGCCACGGCTACGAAACCTTCCACCTATTAATGCCATTTTATCATTGTCACTGTTATGAAGGCACTCCACGGGGACGAGAAGGACAAAAATTACAATGGGTTTTTGTCGGCGACCTTCACAAATATCCTATGCCCGATGCTGATAAACCGCTGGTTCGGGTGTTGAACAATTTTCTTCTTTAGTGTATTTACCGACAGAGGGTCTTTTGTTTCCAATGACTGTTCGAAAAGGGGGACCAATGGGGGGTTGTCTTCGAAAAAGGGGCAGGCTGTCCCAAAAAAAATCTCTATTTCTGCACAATTAATTTCCCTGATTATTGCTGTTATGCATTTTTTGCACAAAGCTTTGTATCAAAAACACGATAACGGTCACGCGGGGTTTGCCTCTTAATTAAGGAATAGCTCTTTTAATGCCCGCCGTATAACAGAAGATAAAGTTCGTTTTCAGAATACGCGAATATATATTTAAAGTAACAATTTTGTAAAAAGATAATAACCTTTATGTTCTGCTTTGTAACCAACTTAATTGCGAGTTAGGCGTTATCTGCAACAGCGAGCACAATAATATCAGGAATAGACTATGACATTCAATTTTTTTATTAATTTAGCTCTATTTGTTATTCTTTTATGGCTTCTTGCTCAATGTAAAAAAGGCAATTGGAGTCTTTCGCTTCGTGTTATGCTGGGCCTAGTTATTGGCTTAGGTTTTGGTGGTGCCTTACAGGTTATTTATGGAGGAAATGAGCCTACTCTATTAAAATCTGTTGAGTGGTTTAATATCGTCGGGCATGGTTATATATCATTATTGCAAATGGTTGTCGTACCGCTGATTTTTATCTCTATTCTCTCGGCAGTAGCGCATCTGCATTCTGTTTATGCTATCGGCAGAATTAGTATAGTGACAATTTCGATATTACTCTTCACAACCTCTTTGTCGGCGTTGGTTGGTATTTTGGTAATTGACTTATTCGGACTAACAGTAGACGGTTTTGTGCATGGAGGAGAAGATGTATCCTCTGTTCTTACAGGTTATACTTCTCAGCTTGGAGATATGAGCGTACCAAAGGCAATTTTATCGCTCATTCCTCAAAATCCATTTGCTGCGCTAAGCGGGGAAAAAGGGACATCTATTATTAGTGTTGTTGTTTTTTCAGCATTTTTGGGGGTTGCAGCTATTTTTTTAAAGAGGGATGATCTAGGTAAAGGGCAGAAAATTCTTTCATTTGTCCAGATTGTGCATTCTTGGATTATACAGTTAGTGCGCATTATAGTTTCCTTAACGCCTTACGGCGTTTTTGCACTTATGACTAAGCTAGGGGCGACCGCAAATACTGCAAATATTTTAAAATTACTGATTTTTGTTATCGCTTCTTACGTCGGCATTATTTTTGTATTTGGAATTCACGGTATATTGCTTAGTGTATCAGGTATTAATCCATTCCGCTTTTTCAAAAAAATTCTGCCTGTCTTAACATTTGCTTTTAGCAGCCGTTCGAGTACCGCTAGTGTTCCTCTAAATATTGAGGCACAAACACAGTGGCTCGGTGTGCCGCAGTCAATCGCTGGTTTTTCAGCCTCTTTTGGTACAGTGATTGGACAAAATGGTTGTGCAGGTCTTTATCCGGCAATGGTCGCAGCTATGGTAGCTCCTTCCGTCGGTATTAATCCCTTCGATCCTCTTTGGGTTCTTACACTTATTGCTGTTACGACGTTAGGTTCTATCGGCGTCGCTGGGGTTGGTGGTGGCGCTATTTTTTCTGCATTGATCGTATTGCCAATTATGGGGCTTCCTGTTTCTTTGGTAGCTGTGTTAATCTCTGTCGAACCTTTAGTTGATATGGGGCGCACGGCCCTTAATGTAAGTGGTTCAATGTTGGCCGGCACTATAACAAGCCAGGTATTACGTACAACGGATAAAAGTATTTTTGAGAAATAATTTCCGCGCCGAGGTCACGGGGTATTTTGCTTTGATTGCTTCTCTAAAACATTCACAGGAGGCGTTTTAGGCAGATCCGGTTGTGCGAGCAGGCATTAGTTTTTATTAGGCGCCCAGCCAGATAGCCAAATGAAGGAAAAATGCGCTTGAATGCGGCCGTCTGGGTCGCTAAACCGCTCTGCGTAGATTTCGGCGGCACGAAGAAAAAAGCGTCTGGATACGGGTCGTTTCGAGCGGTTAATGAGCGCGTTTTGCATTCCCATAGCCTTAAGATCCCGCATAAGATCGAACATTGTATTGTATCGTATAGTAACATTTTCAACGTCTACTACGGGTACAGAAAAACCGACACGCTGTAAAACAGCCCCTACATCGCGAATATCAGCGAAGGGGTAAACCCTTGGGCTAACTCCGCCATAAAGTTCCATTTCAGCTTGAAGTAAACTTTCGCGTAATTCTCTCAGTGTACCAGCTCCAGCCATAACAGCGAGAAATAGACCGTCTGGCTTTAGAATGTTTTTTACCTGACTGAGAACACCAGGGGTATCATTTGTCAGCTGTAATGAGAGAAGCGAAACGATAAGGTCACAATAATGCCGAGGAAAATCGAGTAGTTCTCGATGACGTAAGTGAAATTTTTTGCTACGATTCTCATAAAGGGTGTCGGTTTCGACGCATTCTACGGAACAGATTTTACCGGATTTTGTCAAGGCTTCCGCAGCGAGGCCTGTGTGTCCGTGCAAATCTAAAGCTAATGTAAATTTGCGATCAACAGCACTGAGACGTTCATAAAGATCTTCGACAACATAAGACAATAAAAAGTCATATCCCTTTTTTGCTTTTTTAAAAG
Protein-coding sequences here:
- a CDS encoding L-cystine transporter; this translates as MTFNFFINLALFVILLWLLAQCKKGNWSLSLRVMLGLVIGLGFGGALQVIYGGNEPTLLKSVEWFNIVGHGYISLLQMVVVPLIFISILSAVAHLHSVYAIGRISIVTISILLFTTSLSALVGILVIDLFGLTVDGFVHGGEDVSSVLTGYTSQLGDMSVPKAILSLIPQNPFAALSGEKGTSIISVVVFSAFLGVAAIFLKRDDLGKGQKILSFVQIVHSWIIQLVRIIVSLTPYGVFALMTKLGATANTANILKLLIFVIASYVGIIFVFGIHGILLSVSGINPFRFFKKILPVLTFAFSSRSSTASVPLNIEAQTQWLGVPQSIAGFSASFGTVIGQNGCAGLYPAMVAAMVAPSVGINPFDPLWVLTLIAVTTLGSIGVAGVGGGAIFSALIVLPIMGLPVSLVAVLISVEPLVDMGRTALNVSGSMLAGTITSQVLRTTDKSIFEK
- a CDS encoding peptidylprolyl isomerase, coding for MKFDFITLFLTSTLLVSTSLGAVAQGDAKSAPDDLKTMEKVSEKPVALSHIMAIIDGNNITAGKLDELALEMNPNLARLPEERRRIMILKAYVDMQALAKAAIQKGMDKTEDYDKRMVVMRDNVLQQLYFKRMIVDQITDADLKALYDKEVAALPKEDEVKARHILVKTKKEAESVIKRLNKGEKFEEIAKKDSTDGSAAVGGDLGYFSRGQMVKPFEEAAFGLKVGTYTKTPVESPFGWHVIKVEDRRLRQPPVFDDVKEALRAQLIRDRYQMLIVGLRSQLDVKYPDANVEKLIRSLDKNETSLLDGSPHKNEKEEK
- a CDS encoding (deoxy)nucleoside triphosphate pyrophosphohydrolase, with amino-acid sequence MCAKNLLLLVVACALLDRDNRVLLTERPQGKTLAGLWEFPGGKVEKGETPEESLIRELEEELGVYVRAGDLLPLTFASHGYETFHLLMPFYHCHCYEGTPRGREGQKLQWVFVGDLHKYPMPDADKPLVRVLNNFLL
- the argJ gene encoding bifunctional glutamate N-acetyltransferase/amino-acid acetyltransferase ArgJ; the encoded protein is MAVRISPLYPKMRQELPPLSGVRMATAEAGIKYKNRADLLFIVFDEPASVAGVFTRSKCSSTSVDHCRESLSHGIAKGVVVNAGNANAFTGRKGERTTKAIVHAAADILGAKENEIFIASTGVIGEPMDESRILSLLPDMAVRAKEGDWLEAARAIMTTDTFPKVATRRFNCCGEVVIINGIAKGAGMIAPDMATMLSFVVSDAAIASDILQSMLSEAVHGSFNAITVDSDTSTSDTLMMFATGKAKGSLPRLTNKSDPRYSVFSEQLGSLLRDLALQVVCDGEGARHLIEVNVTGATTDDAAKTIAMSIANSPLVKTAIAGEDANWGRVVMAVGKAGVEADRDLLTIWFGEYRLAINGERDPDYNEEEVGAYMKEKNIMIRVDIGLGGGKARVWSCDLTKEYVAINGDYRS